Sequence from the Streptomyces sp. NBC_00440 genome:
GGAGCTCGACCGGGCGGTCGCCGAGCGGGTCGCGGCCGGTGCCACGGCTGTCTTCGTCGACCACGATCCGCAGCGTCTGGCGGACGCGGTCGACCTCCGACTACGGGTCGAGGGGGCCTCGCTCGTCCAGGTCCCGGCGGTGCCGCGGCAGTCGGCCGCGGCCCGGGGGAGCATGGTCCGGATCGAGGCCGGCGGGCCGCCGGGAGCGGTGGTACCCGCCGGGCTGCCGGGAAACCCGGTGCACGAAAGCCGGGCGGACACCACGGTGTTCACCGTCTCCGCCGCGTACTCCGACGCCCTGCTGCGCGCCCTGCTCGCGGCGGGCCCGCCCTGGCACATCCGCGCGGTCACCGCCGCCGGTTCCCTCGCGGAGCCGCTCACCGACGGGGAACGATGACCGCACTCCTCCGCTACCAGGCGGCTCTGCTGCTCCGCTCCCAGCGCTGGCTGGCGCCCGTCCTGCTGTACGGGATCTTCCTCGCGGTGGGCGCCGGGAGCGGCGATCCGGTGCTCGACTCGCTCGGTTACGCCGCCGCCGCGCTGCTGCCGGTCGCGGCCTGGCTGGTGCGGATCTGCGTCAACCAGGAACCGGCGGCCGCCCGCGACTGCGTCGCAGCCGCGACGAGCCCGCGCCGGGGCCATCTCGCCTCGCTGGGCGTCGCCGCGGGGTGCGCGGCCCTGCTCGGCTGCGCGGGCACCCTGGTGATCACGCTGATCAGCTCGCCGACCGACACCAGCCACCAGGTGGCCGTTCCACTGTTCCCGGCCGGGGTGGCCGGGCTGCTCGCCTCGTTCGTCTGCGCGCTGACCGGCGCCGCTGCGGGCGCGGTCCTCACCCGCCCGGTGCTGCACGGCAGGGGCTGGTCGGTCGCGGCCACCTCACTCGCCGCGCTCCTGCTGCTGGTCACCGAGGGCTCACCCGCCAGGTCGGCGGTGTACGGCCTGGTCTCCGGGTCGCGGACCGGCACTGTGCACACCCCGGTGCTGCCCCTGCTCTTCGCGGTGCTGGTCGCAGCCCTGGCGGCCACCGGCGCGAGCGCGCTCGCCGCACGACGGGGCTGAAGCAGGGGCCCGGCCGGACAGGGTCCGGCTGAGTGCGGCCGGCCCGATGGAGCAGGGGCCCGGCTGAGTACGCTCGTACGCATGGACGAGTCCTACTGCGAGACCCCTGCGGCACCCGCACCCGCAACACCCGCGGACGAGACCGTGCCGGGCGGCCCTCCGTATGCCGAGTGCGTGCTGTGCCGCAAGCCGACCGAGTACCCGGAGTCGACGCGCGGTGCGACGCTCTGCCCCGTCTGCGAGTGGCAGGAAGCGGGCCGGACCGCCTGCTCCGGCTGAGCGCGGGCCGGCCGGGGTGCGCCCGGCCGGCGGTGCGGGCGGCTCAGCTCAGCTTGGCGGTGAGCGTGATCTTCGTACCCGTGAGGGCCTGGCTGACCGGGCAGTTGGCCTTGGCGTCCTCGGCCGCAGCGGTGAAGCCGTCCGCGTCGATGCCGGGAACCTCGCCCTCCACGGTGAGGTGGATACCGGTGATGCCCTCGCCCGGCTGGAAGGTGACCTCCGCCTGCGTGGTCAGCCTGGCGGGCGGATTGCCCGCGCCGGTCAGGCCGTTCGAGAGGGCCATCGAGAAGCAGCTGGAGTGCGCGGCCGCGATGAGCTCCTCCGGGCTGGTCCTGCCGTTCGCCGTCTCGGCGCGGGAGGCCCAGGTGACCGGGTAGTCGCCGATGCCCGATGTGTCGAAGGTGACCGTGCCCGAGCCCTTGAAGAGCTCGCCCTCCCAGACCGTGTGAGCGACACGCGTGGTGGCCATGTTGATTCCCTTCAGGTGGCGGATCCGGTGGCGGATCTCCAACCTACTGGCCCACCAGCGGCTTCGCGTCGCGTGCCAGC
This genomic interval carries:
- a CDS encoding OsmC family protein, with the protein product MATTRVAHTVWEGELFKGSGTVTFDTSGIGDYPVTWASRAETANGRTSPEELIAAAHSSCFSMALSNGLTGAGNPPARLTTQAEVTFQPGEGITGIHLTVEGEVPGIDADGFTAAAEDAKANCPVSQALTGTKITLTAKLS
- a CDS encoding ABC transporter gives rise to the protein MTALLRYQAALLLRSQRWLAPVLLYGIFLAVGAGSGDPVLDSLGYAAAALLPVAAWLVRICVNQEPAAARDCVAAATSPRRGHLASLGVAAGCAALLGCAGTLVITLISSPTDTSHQVAVPLFPAGVAGLLASFVCALTGAAAGAVLTRPVLHGRGWSVAATSLAALLLLVTEGSPARSAVYGLVSGSRTGTVHTPVLPLLFAVLVAALAATGASALAARRG